TCTCAGTGTTTTTATCCATGCGTACTTTACAGAGATTCCTTGGCAAAGTACGCCGCAGCCTTTTTTAAAATCTCCACCTCCAAACGCAGACGGGCATTTTCTTCCCGCATAGCTTTAGCGTCCTGCGCGGCAGCATCAGTGACTTCCGCCGCTGGAATCTCTCCGCTGGCACGGAATTGTCGGACCCAATCACGTACTGACCACGAACTGCAACCTAATTGCTCTCCGGCCACACGACACGAATACCCCAACTCGGTAACGAGCTTGACCGCAGATAATTTGAATTCTTTTGAATACTTGGCTGATCTTCCCATGTGTGTCTCCTCATGAGCGGAAGATAACCTCTCAAGCCGTGTCCGTCATCCTTAAGGCAGTCCAGCGGACCGGATCGCGACCGCCCTGCCGCCCATTCTCTTCATCCTCCAAAAAATTCCACGAACACCACGCCTTTCCAATTCCCACCAACAACCGCCTCACACGTCGCACCAAGCGGTCCGGTTCGTCCCGGTCAAGGCGCGCCGACTGTCTGATTGAGCCAGGCATCGTTTGCTGAATCGTTGCCAAACGTCCGGCCCCGGCCTCGCGCGCCACCACGCAGCGGCTCAGCATTACGAGGCCCGCGAAAGAGTTTCGGCGGGTCTTGACCGGGGCGGACCGGATCGCGACCGCCCTGCCGCCCATTCTCTTCCATCTCCACAAAAGCCCAGTCCAAAAAAAACGCGCCCCGGAAGGCGCGTTTCAAAAAACATTGAAGGAATAACTCCTAAAGCTTGAACTTCTTCACCAGTTGTTCCAGGGCTCCCGCCAACAGGGACAGGTTCTCCGAGCTCTGCTTGAGTTCGGTGCTGTTGCCCGAGATATGGCCGGAAGCGTCGCTGACCTGCACGATATCCTTGGCGATTTCACCAGTGACCATGGAGGCCTGGGACACGTTTTCGTTCACTTCCTGGATGCCAAGGGAAGCCTGGCCAACGTTTTCGGCAATCTCCCGGGTGGCGGCAGACTGCTGTTCCACGGCGGCGGCGATGGTGGAGACGAAGTCTCTCACCTCACCGATCACCGCCATGACCTGGGCGATCTCCTCCACGGTGGCGGAGGTCGAGGTCTGAATGCCTTCAATGCGCTGCCGGATCTCGTCCGTGGCCGTGGCGGTCTGGTTGGCCAGTTCCTTGATCTCGTTGGCGACGACGGCAAAACCCTTTCCGGCATCGCCTGCCCGGGCCGCCTCGATGGTGGCGTTCAGGGCCAGCAGGTTGGTCTGGGAGGAGATGGCGTTGATGGCCTCGGTAACCTTACCGATTTCCCTGGCCGCCACTCCCAGCTTGTCCACACGTTCCGAGGCCGAGGTGGCCTTGTCCACGGCCCGCATGGTCACCTCGCGGGTCTTGTCCGTGGTTCCGGCGATCTCATGGATGGTGGAACTCATCTCCTCGGCAGCGGCGGCCACGGTGCCCACGTTCACGGAGGCCTGCTCCATGGCGGCGGCCACGGTGTTCATGTTCGCGTTCATCTCTTCCGAGGCGGTGGCCACCGTGTTGGACTTCAAGGACAAGTCCTCGGCGTTTCTGAGCATTCCGTCGGACATGCGCTCCAGTTCCGCCGAGGAGCCCATAAGCACCTTGGCCCGCTGGGTGATCTCGGTCACGATGCCCCGCAGGCTGGACGCCATGTTGTTCAGATCTTTCTGCATCCGGCCCAGCTCATCGCCGCTGTCGATCTTGAGCTCTCCACTCATGTCGCCCGTGGCCATGCGCTTCAGGAATTCACCCGTGGATCGCAGCGGATTCAGGAGACTGGCCCTGACCAGCAACCAGCCGAGCACGCCCAGGATGATCAGGATGCCGACAGTCCAT
The Desulfomicrobium macestii DNA segment above includes these coding regions:
- a CDS encoding transposase; the protein is MGRSAKYSKEFKLSAVKLVTELGYSCRVAGEQLGCSSWSVRDWVRQFRASGEIPAAEVTDAAAQDAKAMREENARLRLEVEILKKAAAYFAKESL
- a CDS encoding methyl-accepting chemotaxis protein, producing MWYRLSLTWKVLLIIFCGPILLAVVMAYLHISDIQEAAISARLKESRSVVMMAESVREDMAHKHKLGVLRPLDELRSDPAKLLQAVPIVTAMNTAAAKAAEAGYEFRVPKESPRNPKNAPSALEREVLTEFSRTNLAEKVIVEKDRLLYFKPIRLSEDCMYCHGDPKGEKDPTGGVKEGWKPGEVHGAFVIISSLKEANEAVTMAALSMGGWTVGILIILGVLGWLLVRASLLNPLRSTGEFLKRMATGDMSGELKIDSGDELGRMQKDLNNMASSLRGIVTEITQRAKVLMGSSAELERMSDGMLRNAEDLSLKSNTVATASEEMNANMNTVAAAMEQASVNVGTVAAAAEEMSSTIHEIAGTTDKTREVTMRAVDKATSASERVDKLGVAAREIGKVTEAINAISSQTNLLALNATIEAARAGDAGKGFAVVANEIKELANQTATATDEIRQRIEGIQTSTSATVEEIAQVMAVIGEVRDFVSTIAAAVEQQSAATREIAENVGQASLGIQEVNENVSQASMVTGEIAKDIVQVSDASGHISGNSTELKQSSENLSLLAGALEQLVKKFKL